A window from Thermomonas aquatica encodes these proteins:
- a CDS encoding DUF3106 domain-containing protein, with protein MDKRARLFAAVQAGDQARGARALAAVARVFAAEAGQWPLAQWPQQYWRLLLATPSLRHAAKTEPNALLPGIARLAPERRAAVLLHLVAGLEDDVAAAALGLSAAAYQDSIRDSLPRNALGQPDVDVWRAWRAAAQRELERVPELPPLVEKAASAPAGTPVQPRTEPGATHGVRWLWLGVGTCVLAFAAAFFIHPAGREAISQWLATIKREPLPPAAAPKARFDAGDLALHPDREQLAAPREAAYADELALLAWLANASDPAAADAVPLPIATAPAQAASIAAADETAALASGARRWNALPPRLRGLRRGHWQAWRALDAGERVQLRGIAQRFGQLPADERQALRTRFDAQGSDARAGWWLGPRLGRDWPRVAALFAFVDEGDRARLLQLLREASPDDIVALERLAQSTAPEDRAALRRELLAQARERRGSWLQARLQR; from the coding sequence TTGGACAAGCGCGCCCGCCTGTTCGCCGCCGTGCAGGCGGGCGACCAGGCGCGCGGCGCGCGCGCGCTGGCGGCAGTGGCGCGGGTCTTCGCCGCCGAGGCCGGGCAGTGGCCGCTGGCGCAATGGCCGCAGCAATACTGGCGCCTGTTGCTGGCCACGCCTTCGCTGCGCCACGCGGCGAAGACGGAGCCGAACGCGCTGTTGCCCGGCATCGCCCGGCTGGCGCCGGAGCGGCGCGCGGCGGTATTGCTGCACCTGGTCGCGGGGCTGGAGGACGATGTCGCGGCGGCGGCGCTGGGGCTGTCGGCAGCGGCCTACCAGGACAGCATCCGCGACAGCCTGCCGCGCAATGCGCTAGGCCAACCGGATGTCGATGTCTGGCGTGCATGGCGCGCGGCGGCCCAGCGCGAACTCGAGCGCGTGCCGGAATTGCCGCCGCTGGTCGAGAAGGCGGCGTCCGCCCCCGCCGGCACGCCGGTGCAGCCCCGGACCGAACCCGGCGCGACCCATGGCGTGCGCTGGCTGTGGCTGGGCGTCGGCACCTGCGTGCTCGCCTTCGCCGCCGCATTCTTCATCCATCCGGCCGGGCGCGAGGCGATTTCGCAATGGCTCGCGACGATCAAGCGCGAGCCGTTGCCGCCAGCGGCGGCGCCGAAGGCCCGTTTCGATGCCGGCGACCTCGCCCTGCATCCGGATCGCGAACAGCTCGCCGCGCCGCGCGAAGCGGCGTATGCCGACGAGCTGGCGCTGTTGGCCTGGCTGGCGAATGCGTCCGACCCCGCCGCCGCGGACGCGGTGCCGTTGCCGATCGCAACCGCGCCGGCGCAAGCCGCTAGCATTGCGGCGGCCGACGAAACCGCCGCGCTGGCAAGCGGCGCGCGGCGCTGGAACGCATTGCCGCCACGCCTGCGCGGCCTGCGCCGCGGCCATTGGCAGGCATGGCGCGCACTGGATGCGGGCGAACGCGTGCAGTTGCGCGGCATCGCGCAGCGGTTCGGGCAGTTGCCGGCGGACGAACGGCAGGCATTGCGCACCCGCTTCGATGCGCAGGGCTCCGATGCGCGCGCGGGCTGGTGGCTGGGCCCGCGGCTGGGGCGCGACTGGCCGCGCGTGGCCGCGCTGTTCGCCTTCGTCGATGAAGGCGATCGCGCGCGGTTGCTGCAGTTGCTGCGCGAGGCGAGCCCGGACGACATCGTCGCGCTGGAACGGCTGGCGCAGAGCACCGCGCCGGAAGACCGCGCGGCCTTGCGCCGCGAGCTGCTGGCGCAGGCGAGGGAACGGCGCGGCAGCTGGCTGCAGGCGCGGTTGCAGCGCTAG